From the genome of Alicyclobacillus sp. SO9:
GAAGCCGATAGAAATGCGGCGGCACTCGCAAATGAGTTCATTAACTGCCCCGAAGGTACAGTCGCTGAAATATGTCTTTTCTATGAATCCACTATGGCACAGGTTATGGACAACTATTCTGCCCCTGTACAGGCACTCTGGTTTGACTACGGCATCTTTAAGGAAGAGTGGGAGGCAGGTGTTCGTCCGGAAGGAACACTGCGTGCTTATCTGAATCACGAAATTGTCGATCCTTATACTCATTTGTTTGAAGCTGACATCACGGCGGATGCAAACTGGACACATGCCGAAGCGGTGAGTCGAAAATTCGGATTTTCAACAGAAGTAATCACGCAAGGGAATTTTCTTTTTCGTCACGATATTATGAAACGGGCTGTAGAACTTCAGCAATCTGAACCGACACTGCTGGCAGGTAGTCGTTGGACGCAGCAATTAAAGCAATTGGCTCTGCCTGGCGGCATGGGCGATCGCTTTTCAGTGCTTATATGCGAACGTTCTGTGGCGCGATGAATTGGAGGAAGCAAGGACGATGCTGCGAAAATTGGCCATTGCGTGCCTGATTATTGGGCTGGGATTTTTAGTGTTTGGAATCCAATATATGCACCATATGAAGTGATTTTTTATATTTATGTCATACTATTTCTGATTAAGTGTAGAACATTTGGCGTTCTTTGTGTAATATAGAGGGGAAAAGTGATCCTCTATGCGCAAAGGGGCGTAATAAATCATGACAATTCGTGTAGCGATTAACGGATTCGGACGTATTGGACGCATGGTGTATCGGCGAGCAGCTCAGATGAATGATATACACATTGTTGCTGTAAACGGGACAGCCGATGTCGATGTGCTTGCTCATCTTCTCAAATACGATTCCGTTCACGGTACATGGAACGAAGAAATAGACGTAACTTCGGATGGTTTCGTTGTCGGAGGAAAGTTTACAAAAGTCCTTTCCACCAGGAATCCGGCGGAACTGCCGTGGAACCAACTCGACATCGATGTTGTCGTTGAAGCGACTGGTATGTTTCGAAGCCGAGAGACAGCAGGGATACATTTGCAAAATGGCGCTAGAAAGGTCGTCATTACTGCGCCAGCGTCTACGGACCGGGATGCAGACCTCACTGTGGTGATGGGTGTGAATCACGAACAGTACGACCCGCAGCGCCACCATATTTTGTCTGGAGCGTCTTGTACGACGAACTGTCTCGCTCCGCTGGTCAAAGTGTTAAATGATGCGTTTGGATTAGAACAGGGTATGGTTACAACTGTTCATTCATATACCAGTGACCAAAGGAGTCTGGACAATCCGCATAAGGATTTGCGTCGGGCTCGGGCATCGGCCGAGTCGATTGTCCCCACGAGTACGGGCGCGGCCAAAGCCATCGGACTCGTTATCCCAGAGTTAAAAGGCAAGTTAAACGGCTTGTCGTTGAGGGTACCCACCCCGAATGTATCTGTGGTCGATCTCGTTGCAAATCTCTCCACCCCAGTGACCAAAGAGCAAGTCAATGAGGTTCTGGCAGCTTCGGCTGTGAGCTCTATGACCGGAATTGTCGCTTATACAGAAAAGCCCTTAGTCTCTGTAGATTTTAACGGAGACAGCCGTTCAGCGATTATTGACGGCCTGTCTACCATCGTTCTGGGTGAGACTTCTGTGAAAGTATTGGCGTGGTATGACAATGAATGGGGCTATTCCTGTCGCATCGTCGATTTGGTTCGACTGGCGGTACAGCCGCAGGTGGTCAACCCTTTAGAAATGATTGCACGTAGTTGAAGCAACACAAGAGAGTGTAGTGACCGCGGTTTCCGATTCTCATGCGGCACTATTTTCATTGAACGCAGTGGAAGTTCTGGACACGACATCTGTCGTGTCCGTTTTCTATGGTAAAATGGAAAACCGAAGTGAGAGATCAGCCCGCAAGTACTGGCACAGGACTGAAACTGCAGCAATGACGGCTACAGTAATGAAGGCTGCCTTAGTGAAGGCTGCATAAATGGAGCGAATGAACATGGAGTTGTATTTTGATAATGCTGCGACAACACCTTTACTCAGCGACGTAAAGAAAGTCCTGCAAGAACAAATGGATAATTACGGGAACCCGTCGTCTTTGCATCATCTGGGTGTCAAGGCAGAGCAAGTACTCACTCAGACCAGGAAGGACGTTCTTCGCTGCGCGGGCCGCAAGAACGATGATGTCATTTTTACCGGCAGCGGTACGGAAGCCAACAACCTGGCCATTTTTGGCGTCGCACAGTTGCGGGACAGACCCGGCCATGCTGTAACAACGGCACTGGAGCACCCCTCGGTACTCGAAGCGTTTAAACGCCTGGAGCGGTTAGGGTGGAAGATTAGTTACGTAAAGCCAGATGACAACGGTGTTATCACTAGTGCACAGATTCTTCGCGAAGTGCAAGACGATACGGCGCTCGTGAGTGTCATGCACGTCAATAATGAGACTGGAGACATTTTTCCAGTTTCAGAAATTTCCGCTGCACTAAAAGCTTATCCCAAGGTTCGGTTCCACGTGGATGGAATTCAAGCCTTTGGCAAAATTCCGAATGCGGCCGAAGTCAGCGGGGCTGACTTATATAGTCTCTCGGGTCACAAAATTGGGGCACCCAAAGGGATTGGTGCCCTGATTGTGAGACGAGGTGTTCAGTTGCAACCCCTCCTGTACGGAGGAGGTCAGGAGCGCGGTCTGCGTTCCGGGACCGAGAATGTGTTGGGGATAGCGGCGCTTGGGACAGCCAGTAAACTTGCAGCCAGGGACATGTCTGAAAGTTACCCCCATGTTTCAACATTGATGAGACAATTGCGCGAGGGCCTCAAGAACATCCCTGGGTGCGTTGTGGATGAACGTCCGCTGAATTTCTCGCCCTACATTGTCAGCACATCTTTTCCTGGACTTAAGGGTGAGGTTTTGGTCCACACGCTGGAGGAAGAGGGGCTGTATGTATCAACGGGATCGGCCTGTTCCACTCAAGGCGGGCACGCAAAGGCCAGTCATGTGCTCGAGGCCCTTGGCAGAGAAACACGCGAAATTACGGGGACTCTGCGTTTTTCTCTTGCCAGATGGCAAAGTGAGGAAGACGTGAACAAGGCCTTGGAAATTGTTAAAAGCCGCGCGGCGTGGCTTGCGGATATTATGAAATAATACTGAGGAGTTCATTCTATGATTGAACATGTGATTGCACGGTATGGGGAAATTGTGCTGAAGGGTAAAAATAGATCGCACTTTGAGAAGGTCTTGCTTCGCAACATGCAGAGAGCTCTGAGGGACTGGCCGGATGTGAAGGTACAGCGCAGCGGAGGCCGGATGCTGGTTCATCTTCACAGCGCTCCCGTTACGCCGGTAGTTGAAGCCCTGCAAAGAGTGTTTGGGATTGTATCCCTCAGTCCAGTGTACTTTACGGATATTGATATCGACAAAATTGTCGAGACCGCATTGTTACTGATGGATGAGCATAAGCAAACTGGAGCTTCGGCGCGCACCTTTAAAGTTGAGGCACGTCGAAAAAATAAGTCATATCCGTTGACATCGCCACAGATTCAACAACAAGTTGGCGGCGCTCTGCTCGCCAAAAGCAGCGGTTGGACTGTGGATGTACATCGTCCGGACTTAACTGTACAAGTTGAAATCGGACATCAGGAAGCGGCCGTATTTGGGACAAAAATCAAAGGCCTGGGCGGCCTGCCCGTAGGCAGCGGAGGAAAAGCGCTGCTGCTCTTGTCCGGAGGAATTGACAGCCCAGTAGCTGGGTGGCTTGGTATGAAGCGCGGTGTTCAGGTGGAAGCCATTCACTTTCACAGTTATCCTTTTACAAGCGAACGAGCGCTCCAAAAGGTTGAGGATTTGGCGGATATCCTGGCTGATTGGGGACACCCTGTTCGCCTGCATACGGTGCATTTTACTGAAGTGCAGACAGAGATTCGCAAGCACTGTCCAGACAACTTGGGAATCACTATTATGCGGCGAATGATGATGCGGATTGCTACGCAGTTTGCACAGCAGAACGGGATGTCAGCTCTCTTGACGGGAGAGAGTCTGGGCCAGGTTGCCAGTCAAACACTGGAGAGCATGCAAACGATAAACGCAGTGACGTCGTTGCCTGTATTGCGCCCCTTAATAGCAGAGGATAAGGTGGATATTATCCACCGAGCCCGGGCCGTCGGCACCTATGAGACTTCTATTTTGCCGTACGAAGACTGCTGCACCATTTTTGTACCGAAGAGTCCGCGAACGAAACCGAGAATTGAAGAGGCAGAGACGGCTGAAGCAGGTCTGGATGTAGACGGGCTTGTGGAGAGAGCTGTCGCATCGATTACGACAAAAGTCTTTCACGGAACAGAGGATGTTTGATGTAACCGTATTTCGTGCAACCTAACCTGGGGAGGCTGATGTAGGATGCGAACGATTCGCGCTGTTTACAGGCTCTTTCGCGTCTTGGCAATCCTGTACACCGTTGTGCGAGCTGTGATGTCAAGCAGGTGGTTGTTTATTTTAGTCGCACTGTGGCGCATGTTGAGACGGTCGAAAACGAAGCAACCGCTGGTGTCGGATATTGCTTTTATTGACGGGGCAGATCCGGTGGTCTACAAACGCACGGGTTGGCGCACGATTATACCAAGGCGCGTAGGTACCAGAGACACAAAATAGTCACAGATTCCTGAGCCTGAGGACGAAGAATCGGTCCTCAGGTTTATTTTTAGGTAATTTTGGGAATACCGATCAGTAGAAAAGGTATTTTACCGTTACTGTTCAGGAGGATGTGTTATGGGACAGACCTTAAAGACCATGCGTCAAGACGCATGGACCATCGAAGACGACCAAATTCTTGCAGAGATTGTTCTCAATCATATTCGCAATGGCAGCACACAGCTGGCAGGTTTTAACGAGTCAAGCCGGAAACTCGGGCGAACAGCAGCTGCCTGCGGCTTTCGTTGGAACGCGTGCGTACGCAAACAATATCGTAACTCCATTGAAGGTGCAAAGGAGAAACGAAAGGAACGAAAGTCTGAGCAGATTGAAGCACAGTTGGAAGGGGGAGACCCGGACCATCCGACAGCTACATTGATGAGTTGGGCTCAGGTATTGCGCTTTTTGCGCCAGGAAAAGAGCACTGCTCAACACTGGGCCTCGCGCTGGCGCCAAGCGGAACGGCAGGCTTCTCACCTGCAGGAGAGTTATGACGCACTGAAGCAAGCGTATGAGGAAGTCAAAACGGAGCACGAACAGCTTCTCAGAGACCATGAAACAGTGGTGGCAGATTATCGGGCGTTGGTACAGATTGTTGACCGTGCGCGTAAGTCGGCTGTCTTTGACAACGACGAAATGCAGAGCGGATTTATGTACCGCATCGATGAGCACGGCAACTTGGAGCGGGTTGCCTCTGATTCCCTTTCGGCGGAATCTTAAACTGAGTTTTACAGTTCAAGTTGTGCATGATTTCATGTACGAGGGGTTTCTGAAGAGGAACTCCTCTTTTTGTATTCCTGATGTCCACTTCATAGTCGTTTCCTTAGCACGAGACACCTGGAAAGGCCGCTAAACGTCGTATAGTTGTATCTGACTGTGGAACGATAGCTGTAACAACACTGAGTCTGGCTTTCCTGGGAGTGGACGGATGAGATGCACCAACTTGCAAAATGGATTGTCATTGGTTTCGTAGCTTTATCATCCTTGATGACAACGGGTTGCTACGACCGTCAGGAACTTGAGCAACAGGCTTTTGTCACTGTGATGGGCATCGATAAGGCCCCCAACAACATGGTCGATTGCTCCCTGCAAATTGCTGTTCCCAAGACGCCGGGGAGCGGCGGTGGATCGTCATCGGGATCACCATTATCAGCTGCCGCACCCCTTACCTTTCGTGCACACAGCATCACTGAAGCATTAATGATGGCGAATACCAGCGTAGAGCGTTCCATCACCCTTTCTCACCTGAGTACCGTTATATTCGGAAGGAGTCTCGCTGAAGGCGGACTTCAGTCCGTTATTCAACCGTTTGTTCGCTACCGAGAGTTTCGCCGGACCATGTTTGTAGCGGTGGCTCAGGGAACAGCCCAGGAAGTCATGGCAAGTAACAAGCCGGTATTGGAACACTCGTCAAGTCGTATGGCTGACAGCATCTATGTCATGGGTGGACGAGTCGGCCTGTTTCCTGTGACCCAACTCAACGATTTGATTACAGCTATGGAGACCCCGCACCAGGATGTGATTTTACCGCTATATGCAGTAAACCAAAGTATCAAGGATAACCCTAAAGGCGGAGCGATTAAATCGGGAGAAGTGTTTCAACCGGGCAGTGAGGCGCGGTCCGGAGGCAATCCTGTGGAGTGGATTGGAGGCGCCTTGTTTAAGGGCGATAAAATGAAGGATACGCTGTCCGGAACAGATATGATTTATCTTCGGATGTTGCGGGGAACGGTTAAGACGACAAACATTGATTTTCAAATCAACAAGCAGAGGGAAGGAGCGGTCGGGATTTATATTCGCAAGGAAAGAAGTCCTGACATTAAGGTGGTGCTCTCCAATCCTGTGAAAGTGAAGGTGACGCTGGCGTTTGATGCCGATCTCGTCTCCGAACCCGCAACGAAACAAGCATCTGTGATTAGCCGAGAAGATAAGATAAAGCGTCTCATAGAGAAAAAGCTGGAAGAGCACATCAAAGAGGTACTGAAGAAGGTCTACAATCAGGATAAGCTGGACCCCATTCCGCTGTCGAATCACATTCGGGGGCACTTTCGGACTTATCATCAGTTTGTAAGCTATGATTGGACAAACAAACTGAAAACCCTGCAACCGGACGTTTCCGTCAAGCTGTCGATTCGAAGGTTTGGCAAGAGACTCGAGCCAGTTACAGAAAGGTAGTGGAAACTGCCGCCTGTGTTTCTGTGCCAGCTGAGTCATTGCCGTTTTCAAAACTTCGGCGGAGGCGAATTAGATTGGCGCTCGCCTCGTGGCATGGATAACTGCCTTGGAACTTGAGGTTGAATCGGCTGCTGTCCGGGCTGTTGCACCGGGACTTGAGGTTGAATCGGCCGCTGTCCGGGCTGTTGCATCGGGACTTGAGGTTGAATCGGCTGCTGTCCGGGCTGTTGCATCGGATATTGGGGCTGCATTGGCTGGCCTGGAGGGCGCATGGTTGGGGAATTGGAGTCTTGGTATAATGGCCTTCCAGTTTGCGACTGCTGTGTTGAGCCGGAGTTGACGGATTTATGCTCATCGTCTTCGACGGTTGTTCCTTTTTTGCTGTCCTCGGAGGTTGACTCCCCGTTCATAGCTGCTACTGCGTATTGCGATACCCACTGAATCATTGCCACAAATACCGGGTTCTCCACCCATTTGAGCAGTTGTTTGCCGTCTATTTCCCTGTCTTGTGCGAGTCCTGCGCGCAGTGTGGATGATACATGTAAGATGAGACGAACATACTCACGAGTAGTGAGTCCCAACTGTTGCGCTTCGATTTGCAATTGACGCCACTCACGTGTGGCGGTGTTTAGGGGTGTTTTTCTTTTACGCGCTTTCGCATGCAGACCTCTGCGAGTTTTTTGCCCTTTACTGGTCATACCTCTTCACCTCTGGTCTATCCAATGGCGGACAGAAGCCGGCTGTGTAGTGCATTCGCCCCTGATGCCAGATAACACAAGCGGCGCGAAGCTGTCGGGACACTCGGTTGGGGGGCTCGCTGAAGTGCTTGAGAGAGAATTTGACAGGCTTTCAGACTATGACGAAAATCCGCCGTCAACACGCAGGACTGTACCCGTGATGTATGCGGCCTTGGGAGACGCCAGGAAAACTGCCGCTTCGGCAACCTCTGTCGGTGTACCAAAGCGCTGAAGCGGGATTTCGTTCTGAACAATCTCTCTGTCCTCAGTTGTTAGTCCCTGAAGCATGTCAGTGTCCACAGCACCCGGTGCAATTGTGTTGACTGTAACTCCTGTACTCCCCAACTCTTTGGCCATGGCCTTAGTGAAAGCAATGACTGCTCCTTTAGCGGCCGAATAGACACTCTCTCCCGCTGCGCCGGAAATACCCCAGACGGATGAAATGTTAATGATACGTCCGCCATCGCGGCGTTGCAAGTACGGCAAAACGGCTTTTGTGCAGAGAAAGGTCCCCGTCAAATTGGAACCAATCACCCGTTCGTAGTCTTCCAGGGTCGTGTCTTCTAACATTCGGTACAACGCCGTTCCTGCGTTATTCACCAGAATAGAGGGGAGTCCCAACTCTGTTGCTGCTTCCATCAGGCGTAGTACCTGGCGTTTATCAGTAATGTCTGCTTGAACCGTAATGGCGTCAGTGCCGAGTCGTTCACACTCACCGCGAACCTGCTCAGCTTGGAGACTGGAGTTGCGGTGATTGACAACGACGCGAGCCCCGGCATTTGCCATTGCAACGGCAATAGCCGCGCCGATTCCTCGTGAGGCTCCCGTTATGATCGCTGTTTTGCCGAGGAGGGGGCGCTCCAGCTTGATGCTGTCATTTTCTCTTGTATCACGGGTGTTCTCAGACGAACGCTCCATCACGCGAACATCCTTTCATCATTTGTCTCTTCGGTTATTTTAGCATACGGCTGAGCCCATCTTTGCAAAGGGTGTATGAACCTGATAGTCTAAACACAAAGGCTCTCGGAACTTTTATCCCAAGGCGGTTATGCCTATAAAGTAAGCGCTTTAACGCAACTGTTGCCTAAGCACAAGTTATGGACGGAGGTCTTATAAGTGAGTATTCCCAAGTCGGTTATAATCAAAGAAGTCGGTCCGCGGGACGGATTACAAAACGAGTCAGCCGTGGTGCCAACTGAGGACAAGGTAGAGCTGATACGACGGTTATCGGACTCGGGCCTGAAACATATAGAAGTAAGTTCCTTCGTCAACCCGAAATGGATTCCGGCCCTGGCGGATGCCAGTGATGTATTTGCGCAAATCGAGAGGAAAGACGGGGTTCTGTACAGTGCGCTGGTACCCAATGAACGGGGCCTGGAACGGGCACTGACAGCGAACGTTGACGCCGTCAACATCTTTATGTCGGCAAGCGAATCTCATAATAGGAAAAACATTAATAAGTCGATTGAGGACACATTTCCAGTTCTTTCACCGGTCGTGAAGTCGGCAAAGAACCAGGGCTTACCAGTTCGCGGATATGTGTCTACCGTGTTCGGCTGTCCATACGAGGGAAAAGTCAATATCGAGTCGGTTTTAAACGTCAGCCATCGCTTACTTGAAATGGGCATTGATGAATTGTCTCTGGGAGACACCATTGGAGTGGCTGTGCCGTCTCAAGTGACCGAGGTCATCGAAAAGCTGACGACAGAAATTCCCCGCGAGAAAATCGCT
Proteins encoded in this window:
- the gap gene encoding type I glyceraldehyde-3-phosphate dehydrogenase; amino-acid sequence: MTIRVAINGFGRIGRMVYRRAAQMNDIHIVAVNGTADVDVLAHLLKYDSVHGTWNEEIDVTSDGFVVGGKFTKVLSTRNPAELPWNQLDIDVVVEATGMFRSRETAGIHLQNGARKVVITAPASTDRDADLTVVMGVNHEQYDPQRHHILSGASCTTNCLAPLVKVLNDAFGLEQGMVTTVHSYTSDQRSLDNPHKDLRRARASAESIVPTSTGAAKAIGLVIPELKGKLNGLSLRVPTPNVSVVDLVANLSTPVTKEQVNEVLAASAVSSMTGIVAYTEKPLVSVDFNGDSRSAIIDGLSTIVLGETSVKVLAWYDNEWGYSCRIVDLVRLAVQPQVVNPLEMIARS
- a CDS encoding cysteine desulfurase family protein, which encodes MERMNMELYFDNAATTPLLSDVKKVLQEQMDNYGNPSSLHHLGVKAEQVLTQTRKDVLRCAGRKNDDVIFTGSGTEANNLAIFGVAQLRDRPGHAVTTALEHPSVLEAFKRLERLGWKISYVKPDDNGVITSAQILREVQDDTALVSVMHVNNETGDIFPVSEISAALKAYPKVRFHVDGIQAFGKIPNAAEVSGADLYSLSGHKIGAPKGIGALIVRRGVQLQPLLYGGGQERGLRSGTENVLGIAALGTASKLAARDMSESYPHVSTLMRQLREGLKNIPGCVVDERPLNFSPYIVSTSFPGLKGEVLVHTLEEEGLYVSTGSACSTQGGHAKASHVLEALGRETREITGTLRFSLARWQSEEDVNKALEIVKSRAAWLADIMK
- the thiI gene encoding tRNA uracil 4-sulfurtransferase ThiI, whose translation is MIEHVIARYGEIVLKGKNRSHFEKVLLRNMQRALRDWPDVKVQRSGGRMLVHLHSAPVTPVVEALQRVFGIVSLSPVYFTDIDIDKIVETALLLMDEHKQTGASARTFKVEARRKNKSYPLTSPQIQQQVGGALLAKSSGWTVDVHRPDLTVQVEIGHQEAAVFGTKIKGLGGLPVGSGGKALLLLSGGIDSPVAGWLGMKRGVQVEAIHFHSYPFTSERALQKVEDLADILADWGHPVRLHTVHFTEVQTEIRKHCPDNLGITIMRRMMMRIATQFAQQNGMSALLTGESLGQVASQTLESMQTINAVTSLPVLRPLIAEDKVDIIHRARAVGTYETSILPYEDCCTIFVPKSPRTKPRIEEAETAEAGLDVDGLVERAVASITTKVFHGTEDV
- a CDS encoding RsfA family transcriptional regulator, which translates into the protein MGQTLKTMRQDAWTIEDDQILAEIVLNHIRNGSTQLAGFNESSRKLGRTAAACGFRWNACVRKQYRNSIEGAKEKRKERKSEQIEAQLEGGDPDHPTATLMSWAQVLRFLRQEKSTAQHWASRWRQAERQASHLQESYDALKQAYEEVKTEHEQLLRDHETVVADYRALVQIVDRARKSAVFDNDEMQSGFMYRIDEHGNLERVASDSLSAES
- a CDS encoding Ger(x)C family spore germination protein; its protein translation is MHQLAKWIVIGFVALSSLMTTGCYDRQELEQQAFVTVMGIDKAPNNMVDCSLQIAVPKTPGSGGGSSSGSPLSAAAPLTFRAHSITEALMMANTSVERSITLSHLSTVIFGRSLAEGGLQSVIQPFVRYREFRRTMFVAVAQGTAQEVMASNKPVLEHSSSRMADSIYVMGGRVGLFPVTQLNDLITAMETPHQDVILPLYAVNQSIKDNPKGGAIKSGEVFQPGSEARSGGNPVEWIGGALFKGDKMKDTLSGTDMIYLRMLRGTVKTTNIDFQINKQREGAVGIYIRKERSPDIKVVLSNPVKVKVTLAFDADLVSEPATKQASVISREDKIKRLIEKKLEEHIKEVLKKVYNQDKLDPIPLSNHIRGHFRTYHQFVSYDWTNKLKTLQPDVSVKLSIRRFGKRLEPVTER
- the ymfI gene encoding elongation factor P 5-aminopentanone reductase → MERSSENTRDTRENDSIKLERPLLGKTAIITGASRGIGAAIAVAMANAGARVVVNHRNSSLQAEQVRGECERLGTDAITVQADITDKRQVLRLMEAATELGLPSILVNNAGTALYRMLEDTTLEDYERVIGSNLTGTFLCTKAVLPYLQRRDGGRIINISSVWGISGAAGESVYSAAKGAVIAFTKAMAKELGSTGVTVNTIAPGAVDTDMLQGLTTEDREIVQNEIPLQRFGTPTEVAEAAVFLASPKAAYITGTVLRVDGGFSS
- a CDS encoding hydroxymethylglutaryl-CoA lyase produces the protein MPKSVIIKEVGPRDGLQNESAVVPTEDKVELIRRLSDSGLKHIEVSSFVNPKWIPALADASDVFAQIERKDGVLYSALVPNERGLERALTANVDAVNIFMSASESHNRKNINKSIEDTFPVLSPVVKSAKNQGLPVRGYVSTVFGCPYEGKVNIESVLNVSHRLLEMGIDELSLGDTIGVAVPSQVTEVIEKLTTEIPREKIALHFHATYGTAMANIWAGLNSGISIFDAAVGGLGGCPYAPGASGNVATEDVLYMLHRMGIETGVDESKILDTAAWLEKVIGRNVASNMRAVQRGAS